ACGGCCGTCTCTCATCCAGATGACGCGGCTGCAGGACTCCGTCGTTTCTGCGTCGTGGGTTACCATGATAATCGTCCGACCTTCTCTATTGAGCCCCTTCATGATCTCGATGATCTCCCTTCTGCTCTTCTGATCGAGGTTTCCCGTCGGTTCATCGGCGAGGATCACGGAGGGATCGTTGGCTAGAGCCCTGGCGATCGCCACCCTCTGCCTTTCCCCGCCGGAGAGGTTGGTGGGGCTGAAGCCGAGGCGGCCTCCGAGCCCCACCGCCTCCAGGAGCTCCTTTGCTCGATCTCTCCTCTCCTCCTTAGGCAGCTCTTTGAAGGTCATGGGGAGCTCGACGTTCATGAGGTTCGAGATCCTCCCGATGAGGTGGAACCTCTGGAAGACGAACCCGATCTCGTCTCTTCTTATCCTGGCCAGATCTCGGTCGGATAGCCTCCCCAGGTCCCGGCCCTGCAGAAGGATCGTCCCATCCGAGGGGCGGTCGAGGCATCCCAGGATGTTCATGAAGGTGCTCTTTCCGCAGCCTGAGGGGCCCATCAGGGCCACAAAATCCCCCTCCTCGATCTCAAGGTCGATCCCCCGGAGGACCGGAACCTCCATCTCCCCGACCCTGTACCTCTTCTCCAGGCCCTTCACCTCTACCAGGGGCATGGTTCGCCTCCGGCCGTCTCGGGGGCACCGTTTCTTCCCGGACCCATCTGGTCGGAGGGGAAGGTCAGGCTGTAGGTCGTCGCCCCTCCGGCGTGGAGGGTGAGGTTTCCGCACCCCACCTGGACCCCGTCCACATCGCAGGTCCTGACGGTGATGTGCCCCGCCGTCCTGTCCTCGCCCGCTCTCTGCCCCTCTCTATAATCGACCAGGTCGGCGTCGAGGATGGTGCAGTTCCCGTCGAGGGTCTGGTTGATCCTCACCAGGACGAAGTGGCGGTCGCCCAGGGTCATCCCTCCCAGGGCGGCGTTGAAGCCTCCAGACCCCGCCATCTCCTCTCGGATCTCGTCGAGGCTCCTATTCTCCCTCAGCATCTCCCTCGCCAGGGCCGGAGGGATCCGTTTGGTATCGATCAGCCATATATGGAGGAAGTAGGTCTCGCCCCTCTCCAGGGCTACCCCCCCCGCCCGGAAGGGGCCGGCCGGGGGGCGGCCCTCGCCGTCGGCGCCGGGGCGGTGGCGGTCCCCTCCGACCTCCGGCGGCACAGGTCCGGGGTTCGGCCGGTCCGCCGGGATCGATACATCTTCGGCGGGGTATGAGAGGGCGGTGGAGACGACTGAGAAGACCATCGCCAGGACGACCGGGATTATGGAGGTCTTCAAGGGGATCCCTCCTCGGGGGGGGCTTCCAGTCGGAGGCGGTACCTACCTCTCTTGGGCCCCTCTCTGATCAGGAGGCTCCCGACGCCTTTCCATCCGCCCACCCCGGTCTCTCTCGTCTCTATCCTTCCCGCTACCGCCCCTTTCGCCGCCTGGGACCAGATGCCACCCCCCCGGACCTCGGCGAGGTCGGCCCTGAGGACCGTCTCGGTGTCCAGAGTCCGGAAGGAGAGATCCGAGAGCTGGAACTTCTCCATCCCCAGCTGAAGATCTCCCCAGTATACGAAGGAGGGGTTCGCCTCCTCCTCGATCAGCATTTTGACCTCATCGATGCTCCTTCTGCTCGATAGGAGCTCTCGGATCTGGGAGGGGCTGAGGAGCCGGAGCCCCTCGACCTCCATCATGATGGGGAGGGGTGCCTGGAAGGGCGAGCCCACCGGGCCCAAGGCGACGCCGCTCCTGACGAAGGCGGTCTTCATCGGGATGGTGGATGGAGCGATATAGGAATCAGTAAATGTCGTCTCTTTCATCATCGGAGGTCACCTCAGGCCCGGAATTCGGGGTTGGGTGGTCGGGCCCTGGGCCCCAGCGCCCAAGGCCCCCCAACCCGATTCCGATATGGATATCTTGGAACTTTCCCCCAGAATCTCCCGGGCTACTCCTCACCCGGGAATCCGGCCTTCTTCATCCGGCCTCCAAAGACTCCCCTACCCTGATCTTCCATCCCCGAGGCTCTCGTTCCGAACTGGCACTCAGGGTATCCCTGCCTCATGCCGGGAGATCCCATCCCGAACCGCTCGCCCTGGCAGCCCTGACCTCTCCTCATCCCGTCGGGGCCGAGGCCCAGGATGCTGCAGACCTCCCTCTGCTCCGAAAGCTCCGCGAGGGTCATATTCTCCATCTCCGTCCTCCTCGCCTCGTTCAGCTCCTCGAGCTCGCCGATCGTCATCTTCTCAAGCTCGCCGATCTTCTCCTCCCGGAGAGCCTCGATCTCAGCGAGGGTCATCCCCTCCAGCTCTTCCAGGGTGATATCGGTGGCGAGGAGGCAGGCTCCAAAGCCGAGGAAGGGACGGTCTTGCCGGCTCTCCCTCAGCTCCGCGAGGGTCATATTCTCCATCTCGAGCCTCTTCTCCTGCCAGAGGGCCTCGATCTCCTCGGAGGTCATGTTCCCGAGCTCGGCCATCTTCTCCGCCCTCAGATCCGAGAGCTCGGCGAGGGTCATATTCTTGATCTCCTCATCGGTCAGGTCCATCATCAGAATAGACGGACATCCGAAGCACCGGTCCATCGGTCCCCTGGCGCCGGGCCCCTGGGTCATGGCGCACCGGTCCATTGGACCCGGGCTCCTGCTCCGCTGGTACATGGGAGAGTCGCCGGTCTCGCCCTCTCGGGGACACTGGGCCACATTCATCTCCTGTCTATGGGCCCTCAGCTCTCCCAGGGTCATATTCTCCATCTCCTCTTCGGTCAGGTTCATCCCATCGAACCCGCCGTGCCGCCCGGGACCCTTCTCCCAGGGCATCGAGAAGGCGGGGACCGCGATGAGGGTGGCCACCGCCAGGGTTATCAAAAGTCCAGTTGTTCTCATCATTCATACCTCACTAGTCGAGGACGGCTCTGCCGAAGCACCGGCGCCGCCCTCCTCGACAACCCCCCTGAGGCCTGAACGATGGTAATAATTAGAGCCGAACCAATCCGGACTATAACCGTTCAGATATCGTTCAAACTTCATTAAATTGTTCAAATTCTTCTAGAATACGAATTAAAGGTTTTATTCATCCTTAAAATCGGTATTAATCTCCATTTTCTCCATCAGGGCCTTCTGGTCCCGTCTAGCTCTCAGCCCCTCCGGCGGCCCCACCCCGCCGCCGCGCCGCCGGGCACGGGGCGGGGTCTCATACCCGGCCTCGCCCCTCCTTCTCATCGCCGTAGGGCTCCAGATGGACGACGACGTCGACCACGTCGGAGACGTACTCGATGAGCCTCCGCTTCACCTCCTCGGAGATCTCGTGCCCCTCCTCGACGGTGAGCCTCGGGTCTACCAGGACGTGGAGGTCTACCTCGATCCCGGAGCCGATGTGCCGGGTCCTGATGGCGTGGACCTCCTCGACTCCGGGGGTGGCGCTCGCCAGCTGCTCGATCCCGCGACGGATCTCCTCGGGTGCCCCGAGGTCGACGAGCTGCTCCAAAGATGGCCGGATGATCTTCCAGGCTACCTGGAGGATGAAGGCAGAGATGACGATCGCCCCCAGGTGGTCGAGGAAGGAGAGGCCTGGTACGATGGCCGCCCCGGCGACGGCTGCTGCCGCTGGTATGGAGCTGAGGGCGTCGGATCGATGGTGCCAGGCGCTGGCGATTAGGGCCGGCGATCTTATCTCTTTTCCCACCGAGATGGTCCATTGGTATAGGAACTCCTTTGTGAAGATCATCACGACTGCGGCGAAGAAGGCGACGGCTCCGGGGGGTTTTCGTTGAGGATCATGGAGGGTTGCGAGGGCGTTGTAGCCGATCCCCAGGGCGACGGCTGCCAGGATGAGGCCGATGAATATGGTCACCAGAAACTCGATCCTCCGATGGCCGTGAGGATGGCATTCGTCCGGCGGCCTCGACCAGAACCTCACCCCCACGAGGACCGCAACGCCCGTGACGGTGTCGGAGAGGCTGTGGACTGCGTCCGCCACCACCGCCTGGCTGTTTCCGACTATCCCCGCCACAAACTCCATGAACGTGAGGGCCAGGTTTATCACGACGCCGATGAGGGTTAACCTCCTCACGGTCGATGCATGGCGTCTGTTCTCGGACTCTAGGTTATTGGAAGATCTAGCCGCTGTTTCAGCCATCCGGATCACCACGCATAGAAATGTCCATAGCATCCGCCTCAAGTATTAGGATTACGGACCTAGAGCTGCTTTCGAGTTCTTCATATCGAGATGTTCTCTTGCCGCAGGATTATGATCAATAGGGCTGCCAGCATAATGAGCCAGAGGACCATCGCCACGATCGAGGCCCTCTTCGCCCTCCGCGCCTCGGACCATTTCGAGGGCCTTATCCCCTGGGCCAGGAAGGTGGCCACCCCCGAGAGGTTGACGGAGATGAAGTTCGCGATGAAGAGGAGCATCGCCCCCCAGGCGAGGCTCTCGTGCCCCGAGCCCATCAGAAGGCCGAAGGCGACGAGGGGCGGGAGGAGGGCTACGGCGACCATCACCCCGATGAGGGTGGCGGAGACCCCCGTGGTGAAGGCGAGGGCCCCAGCGCTCCCCGAGGCGAGGGCTAGGGCGACCTCGCCGAGCCCCACCCCGGTCCTGGAGGCGATCTCCGGGATCTCCGGGTCGACGGGGAGGAAGGTGCCGAGGAGGTAGGAGAAGGCGATGGCGGTTCCCACCCCCACCACGTTCGCCTTTAGAGCCCTGACGGCGAGCCCCCGGTCCCCCAGGATCGTCGCCAGGGAGAAGGATACGTTCGGGAGGAGGAGGGGGGCGATGACCATGGCCCCGATGATCACGGCGACGTTGTTCTTCAAAACGCCGAAGGCGGCGACGATGGAGGATAGGATTACCATGAAGACGTAGACCCGGGAGACCCCCACCGAGGCGACCTCAGCGTAGAGCTCCTCCCTTCCGATCCGCTGGCTTCCCTTCTTGTTCTTCTCTTTGGGGGCGGGCTCTCTCCTCTCCGCCTCGTCGATCGGGGGCCGGGGGAGGGATGCCGTCACCGGGAGGACGACCATCCTGTAGCCATCGTTCCTCCTGAACCGCGCATCCAGCATGTTGATGACCGCCTCGGAGTTCTCCGCCGGGACGAGGATCCTGACCAGGATCATCCTCTCGTCGAAGCTCCTCATCCAGACGCCCATCACCGGCCTCTCCCAGATCCCCAGGACCGGCTCGATCCATATCCCCATGATCTCAAGGCCGCCCCTCGTCAGGACCCTCTCCAGCCCCGGCCTCTCCTTCTCGGGGATGACCATCTCTATCCATCGGAGTATCACCGTCTCACCCATCCCACCCCTTTGAGGAGACGAGCCCCGGATCTCTCCGGGAGGATCGGCCCTCTGAGCCGGATGATCAGATCCATCTCCTCCTCCTGAAGTAGAGGAGCATGATCACCCCGGATATGAGCATGAAGAGGAGGACCGCCGGATAGCCCCACTGCCAGCGGAGCTCGGGCATGTAGTCGAAGTTCATCCCGTAGATCCCGGCGACGAAGGTGAGGGGTATGAAGATGGTGGCGATGATCGTCAGGACCTTCATCACCTCGTTCATCCGGTTGCTGATGCTGGAAAGATATATCTCCAGCATCCCCGAGAGGACCTCCCGGAAGGTCTCGATCGCCTCGATCGCCTGGACGGTGTGGTCGTAGACGTCCCGGAGGTAGATCTCCGTCGGCTCGGTGAAGATCTCCGACTCGCCCCGGGAGAGGCGGCTTATCACCTCCCGAAGGGGCCAGATCGACCTCCTGAGAAATATCATATCCCGCTTCAACCTGTGGATCTCCTGGGCGGCCTCCGGGGTGGGGCCTCCGAGGAGCTCCTCCTCCAGGACCTCCAGCTCCTCCCCCACCTCCTCCAGGATCAAGAAGTAGCTGTCGACGACGGCGTCGATCAGGGAGTAGGCGAGATAGTCCGCCCCCAGCCTCCTGATCTTACCCTTCGACTTCCTGATCCGGTCTCGGGCGGGCTCGAAGACGTCCATATCCGTCTCCTGGAAGGATATGAGAAGCCCCCGGCCGACGATCAGGCTCAGCTGCTCCGACCTGATCTCCCCCCGGCCGCCCTCGCCCTCGACCCTCGATAGGAGCCTCAGAACGATGAAGACCCGATCGTCGTAGTCCTCCATCTTCGGCCTCTGGTCGGTGTGGACGATGTCCTCCAGGACGAGGGGGTGGATCTCAAAGGAGCGGCCTATCTCCTCTATCACCTCAGGGGTGTGGACCCCAACGACCTTTATCCAGGTGACGGTGGGGCTCGACCTGAACTCGGCCAGCATATCGAGGGAGGTGGGGCAGAACTCCCGGAGGTGGTCCTGGTCGTAGTCGATGACGGTGATCCGGACGGGCCCGGTCCTCTCCTCCCCGACGTGGACCACGGTTCCCGGCGGAAGGCCCACCTTATTTGTTCTTATCCTGAAGCCCCGGGCCATCTCCCCTCCTCGCCTTAAATCCGGTCATCGTGATCACGAAGCCTGATCTCGGGAAATCCGACGATGTCTATGGTGGTGGAGGCGAGCTTTATATTTTCAGAGCCCTCGATCTGTTCGAGGATCCTCCGGCTCAAGCGGTCCTTGGTCATCCTCCTCTCCCTCACCACCGTCACGTATCTTATATTGAAGTTGATCCAGTTGTCTGTCATGGTTACGAATACGGCCGGCTCCGTCACCTTCCTTGGGAGATAATACTTCTCTTCGAGGCTAGAGATGCTCGTCTCCGCTTCTCTGCCGACGTCATCAGTCTCCCTCCTGACGACGGAGAGGATCGTCGTCACCGCCTCCCTCCAGTCGCTGTCGTAGGTTATGGGGATGCTGATCTCGTCCCAGAGGAAGGGGTGGTCTTTGGTGTAGTTGTTGACCAAACCCGAGAGGACGTAGCCGTTTGGGATCATTGTAAGCCTCCCGGTGGCCTGGTCACCCGACATCCACTCTCCCATCTCCATGAGGGTGGTGTATAGGACGTCTATGTCGATGACGTCCCCCATCCTGGAGTCCATCTCGACCCTGTCTCCGACCCGGTATATCCCGGTGACGAAGATGACCACCCCTCCGAAGAAGTTCTTGAATATGTCCTGGAGGGCGACGGCGAGGCCAGCGGCGATGATCCCGTAGGAGACGAGGAGGCTCTGGGTCGTCTCGATCCAGATGTTCAATACGACGGCGGCGAGGACCACCAGGTAAATTATCGAGACGGTCTTTCTGAAGGAGTACCTGGTCTTGGAGGCGGTTATCCTCCCGATGAGGAGATCCTCGAAGAGATGTTTGAAGAGGATGTGGATCAGGCCGACGGCGACGGCGGTGAGGAAGGCCTTCTGGAGGAGGGGGTTAGGATGGAGGTGATGGAGGGCTCCCAGGGCTGCCGCCAGGGCGGTTATGAGGAGGAGGGGGAGGAACCTCTTGAGCATGGGAGGATCTCTTTCTTCAAACCATTAAATATTTTATCCCGTCTATCGATCCTGGGGTCAGAAGAGGGCGAAGAGCTTCCCCAGGAAGAAGGCGTAGAATATCACCAGCATCCAACCCTCCCAGTGGGTCATCTCCTTCTCCCATATCACGACGAAGTAGAGGAGGGTGGCGACGATCATCATCGGCATGACGAAGGCTGTTATCGTCTCGGGGATCACCACCGTCCCGAAGAGCGCCGAGATCCCCATGATCCCCAGGGCGTTGAAGATGTTCGAGCCGATGATGTTTCCGATGGCCAGCTCCGGCTTGTTCATGGCGGCGGCCTTGACGCTCACCACCAGCTCCGGGAGGGAGGTCCCCAGGGCGACGGCGCTGGCGGCGATGATCTCGGTCCCGATCCCGACGATCTCCGAGAGCTTCACCACCGATACGACGGTGTAGTTCGCCCCTATGTAGAGGAAGACGACGCTTAGGAATAGCTTCAGGTAGACCCGGGGATCGAGCCTTCTCTTCTTGGGGTGGCCCACCCCTGCGGCCTCCAGCTCCTCCATCGTCCTATCCCTCGCCTCCTCCGCCACCCTCTCGACGCTGACGGCGTAGAGGAGGTAAACGAGGAGACAGGCGAGGCAGAGCAGCGCCTCGGGGAGGGTGAAGGCGCCGTCGCCGACCATCAGGGAGAGGAGGAGCGCCGAGCCGACGAAGAGGGGAAGATCGACGTTGGCGAGCTCGTAGCTCGTCACCATCTTCTTTCCGACGATGGCGGAGATCCCCAGGATGAGGAATATGTTCGTCACGTTCGAGCCCATGACGTTCCCGGCCACGATCTCCGGGGAGCCCTTGATAACCGCCAGGACCGAAGAGACGAGCTCCGGGGTCGAGGTCCCCACGGCGACTATCGTCACCCCGATGATGAAGGGGGATATGCCGAAGCCGACGCCGATCCTCTCGGCGGAGTCGGTGAAGACGTCCGAGGCCTTCACCAGGACGGCGAGGCTCCCGACGAAGATCAGTCCCCATAGGAGGACGGAGAGCATGCCCCCCCCTCAGCCGCCCGGGTTAAATGGTTTTCCAGGATGGCGGCGGGTCTGCCCTCCCCGCGGAAGGGGCGTGGCCGCCGTCACTCCACGTCGCTCCTCTCGAATAGGTAGGCTCCGAGCCCCAGGGCCGCTATGCTGCACGCCGTCAGGATCGCGAGGTCGAAGGCGAGGGAAAAGGAGCTCGCGCCGACGAGGGACCCCCGGAGGCCGTCGACGCCGTAGGTGAGGGGGTCGAGGTAGGAGAGGGTCCGAAGCCACGGAGGGAGGTTTGATATCGGAAACAGGGCGCCGGAGAGGAGGAAGAGCGGGAAGACCATGAAGTTCATGATCAATGAGAAGCCGGACATGTCCTTCATCCTGGAGGCGAAGGCGAGGCCGAGGCTGTTGAAGGTGGTGGCGATGAGGACCATGAAGACGAGGGCGAGGAGAAGGCCCGGAAGGCCGGAGATCTCCAGGCCCATGGCGACGCCGGGGACGAGGATTATGAGCCCCTGCAAAACGGCGGTGGTGACGCCGCCCGCGGTCCTCCCGATGACGATGGAGAGCCTGGATACCGGGGCGACCATGATCTCCCGGAGGAAGCCGAACTCCCGGTCCCAGAGCATCGAGAGCCCCCCGAAGGTGGAGGAGAAGAGGAGCGTCATCCCTATTATCCCGGGGGCGAGGAAGCTGATGTAGTCTACGCCCTCGGGGATCGCAGGCATTGCCGCCGACCGGAAGCCGAAGCCGAGGAAGGCGAGGAAGAAGAAGGGCGGGGCCAGGGAGCCGAAGACCCGGCTCTTGAGCCTGAAGAAGCGGATCATCTCCCGCAGCCACAGGCTGTAGATGGCGTAGATGTTCAGCGAGATCATATCAGGACGTCCTCCTCATCAGCTCCTCCTCTTCATCATCAGCTCCTCCTCCCCCCTCTTCAGCGCCCTCAAGTTATCAGTGCCTCCTCGTCCTCATCCTGCTCTGGACCGCCACCATCCGACCGGCGCCGGCCGACTCCGCCTCCCGGATCTTTTTGCCGGTGAACTTGAGGAAGACGTCCTCCAGGGTCGGCTCGTGCATGGTGACCGACCGGATCAGAAGCCCGGCCCGGCTGGCGGCGAGGACGATCTCGGGGATCCGGGCCTCGGACCTGTCGACGCTGAGCCGCAGGGTCGAGCCCGCCCGGTCCACGGCCTCAACCCCTTCGAGATCCGATAAGGCTCCGACCTGCTCGTCGGTGACGGAGTCGTCCACCTCCAGGTTGACGATGTCCGCGCCGATGAGGTCTTTGAGCCTCTCCGGGCTGTCCAACGCTACGATCCTCCCCCGGTCGATGATGGCGACCCTCTCGCAGAGGTGGTCCGCCTCCTCCATATAATGGGTCGTCAGGACGACGGTCACCCCCTCCTCCTCGTTCATCCGCTCGATGTAGCGCCAGATGTACCTCCTGGTCTGGGCGTCGAGGCCCAATGTCGGCTCGTCCAAAAAGAGGACGGAAGGGTGGTGCATCAGACCCCGGGCGATCTCCAGCCTCCTCTGCATCCCCCCGGAGTAGTCCTCCATCAGCACATCGGCCTTATCGTTCAGGTCGACGAGCTCCAG
The sequence above is drawn from the Methanothrix harundinacea 6Ac genome and encodes:
- a CDS encoding ABC transporter ATP-binding protein, producing the protein MPLVEVKGLEKRYRVGEMEVPVLRGIDLEIEEGDFVALMGPSGCGKSTFMNILGCLDRPSDGTILLQGRDLGRLSDRDLARIRRDEIGFVFQRFHLIGRISNLMNVELPMTFKELPKEERRDRAKELLEAVGLGGRLGFSPTNLSGGERQRVAIARALANDPSVILADEPTGNLDQKSRREIIEIMKGLNREGRTIIMVTHDAETTESCSRVIWMRDGRIQEGAS
- a CDS encoding cation diffusion facilitator family transporter, with amino-acid sequence MRRLTLIGVVINLALTFMEFVAGIVGNSQAVVADAVHSLSDTVTGVAVLVGVRFWSRPPDECHPHGHRRIEFLVTIFIGLILAAVALGIGYNALATLHDPQRKPPGAVAFFAAVVMIFTKEFLYQWTISVGKEIRSPALIASAWHHRSDALSSIPAAAAVAGAAIVPGLSFLDHLGAIVISAFILQVAWKIIRPSLEQLVDLGAPEEIRRGIEQLASATPGVEEVHAIRTRHIGSGIEVDLHVLVDPRLTVEEGHEISEEVKRRLIEYVSDVVDVVVHLEPYGDEKEGRGRV
- a CDS encoding TIGR00341 family protein: MILRWIEMVIPEKERPGLERVLTRGGLEIMGIWIEPVLGIWERPVMGVWMRSFDERMILVRILVPAENSEAVINMLDARFRRNDGYRMVVLPVTASLPRPPIDEAERREPAPKEKNKKGSQRIGREELYAEVASVGVSRVYVFMVILSSIVAAFGVLKNNVAVIIGAMVIAPLLLPNVSFSLATILGDRGLAVRALKANVVGVGTAIAFSYLLGTFLPVDPEIPEIASRTGVGLGEVALALASGSAGALAFTTGVSATLIGVMVAVALLPPLVAFGLLMGSGHESLAWGAMLLFIANFISVNLSGVATFLAQGIRPSKWSEARRAKRASIVAMVLWLIMLAALLIIILRQENISI
- the corA gene encoding magnesium/cobalt transporter CorA; protein product: MARGFRIRTNKVGLPPGTVVHVGEERTGPVRITVIDYDQDHLREFCPTSLDMLAEFRSSPTVTWIKVVGVHTPEVIEEIGRSFEIHPLVLEDIVHTDQRPKMEDYDDRVFIVLRLLSRVEGEGGRGEIRSEQLSLIVGRGLLISFQETDMDVFEPARDRIRKSKGKIRRLGADYLAYSLIDAVVDSYFLILEEVGEELEVLEEELLGGPTPEAAQEIHRLKRDMIFLRRSIWPLREVISRLSRGESEIFTEPTEIYLRDVYDHTVQAIEAIETFREVLSGMLEIYLSSISNRMNEVMKVLTIIATIFIPLTFVAGIYGMNFDYMPELRWQWGYPAVLLFMLISGVIMLLYFRRRRWI
- a CDS encoding mechanosensitive ion channel family protein; translation: MLKRFLPLLLITALAAALGALHHLHPNPLLQKAFLTAVAVGLIHILFKHLFEDLLIGRITASKTRYSFRKTVSIIYLVVLAAVVLNIWIETTQSLLVSYGIIAAGLAVALQDIFKNFFGGVVIFVTGIYRVGDRVEMDSRMGDVIDIDVLYTTLMEMGEWMSGDQATGRLTMIPNGYVLSGLVNNYTKDHPFLWDEISIPITYDSDWREAVTTILSVVRRETDDVGREAETSISSLEEKYYLPRKVTEPAVFVTMTDNWINFNIRYVTVVRERRMTKDRLSRRILEQIEGSENIKLASTTIDIVGFPEIRLRDHDDRI
- a CDS encoding calcium/sodium antiporter — encoded protein: MLSVLLWGLIFVGSLAVLVKASDVFTDSAERIGVGFGISPFIIGVTIVAVGTSTPELVSSVLAVIKGSPEIVAGNVMGSNVTNIFLILGISAIVGKKMVTSYELANVDLPLFVGSALLLSLMVGDGAFTLPEALLCLACLLVYLLYAVSVERVAEEARDRTMEELEAAGVGHPKKRRLDPRVYLKLFLSVVFLYIGANYTVVSVVKLSEIVGIGTEIIAASAVALGTSLPELVVSVKAAAMNKPELAIGNIIGSNIFNALGIMGISALFGTVVIPETITAFVMPMMIVATLLYFVVIWEKEMTHWEGWMLVIFYAFFLGKLFALF
- a CDS encoding ABC transporter permease, giving the protein MISLNIYAIYSLWLREMIRFFRLKSRVFGSLAPPFFFLAFLGFGFRSAAMPAIPEGVDYISFLAPGIIGMTLLFSSTFGGLSMLWDREFGFLREIMVAPVSRLSIVIGRTAGGVTTAVLQGLIILVPGVAMGLEISGLPGLLLALVFMVLIATTFNSLGLAFASRMKDMSGFSLIMNFMVFPLFLLSGALFPISNLPPWLRTLSYLDPLTYGVDGLRGSLVGASSFSLAFDLAILTACSIAALGLGAYLFERSDVE
- a CDS encoding ATP-binding cassette domain-containing protein; the protein is MDAPAIAARGLTMRFNGFLAVDDVDLEIERGELFGLLGPNGAGKSTIIKILTTMLRPSAGSAAVWGYDIKRERDAVRSSIGVVFQDPSVDSQLSGRENLDFHGRMYGMDRKTRADRIAEVLELVDLNDKADVLMEDYSGGMQRRLEIARGLMHHPSVLFLDEPTLGLDAQTRRYIWRYIERMNEEEGVTVVLTTHYMEEADHLCERVAIIDRGRIVALDSPERLKDLIGADIVNLEVDDSVTDEQVGALSDLEGVEAVDRAGSTLRLSVDRSEARIPEIVLAASRAGLLIRSVTMHEPTLEDVFLKFTGKKIREAESAGAGRMVAVQSRMRTRRH